The sequence GAAGCCACGACCGACCGCAGTCATGATCCCGCGATCCTCCAGCATGAGCGCCGGAACCGGCAGGTAGTAGACGCGCACCCAGAACCACAGCAGGAAGGCGAGGAAGGCCGGGACGCTGACGAGCCCGAACAGCAGTGGTCCCTGCCAGCCGTCGGAGACGGCGACCACGACGACCCACATCACGACATAGGTCACCACGATCAACGTCGTCATGATGCCGAGCAGTGCCGTCAACCCGATCAGGCGCCACCTCTTCCCGCGCGTGGCGGCCCACGCCTCGCCGAGCGAGAGGCGGCGCCCCACCGAGGCGGCAGCCACGACGTGAGCGATCATCCCGCCGACCAGGACGAGTCCGATGCCCTGGAGGAGCGTGCCGACGACCAGCGAGCCGCCGACGCCCACCAGTCCCGCGACGTCCTCGCCGCTCATCACCGGACTCGGTTCGGTGGGCGAGGCGCTGAAGGCTTCGCCGGCGATCGAGAGGTCCAGCAACGCGCCCAGCAGCGCCGTCACGAGCACCGGGACGGCCATGGCCACGGCCGCCACGAGGACCGCCGATCCCACCGTGGCCTTCGGGTTGAACCTGATGATCTTGAACGCTGCGTCATACATGTCGCTGAGCGTGAGGGGGCGGAGCGGGATGGCCCCGGGCTTGTGGGCCGCACCGGGCACCGGAGGTGGCACGTGCACGGGGGCGGGGACGACGTCGGGGCGCCGTTGGGCTCCTGGGCGCGCGGGGGATGCCCAGGGTGCCATCCCGGCGGCGGTGGATACTGATCCGACATCGACTCCCCCTGGTCACGGACGTAGGGAGCAATCCTGTCAGGTCGTCCCACGCGGGCGAACCGGGCCCGATCCATCCTGATTTGGCGCGGCAGGCGATGTCTGCCAAGATAGTCCGGTTGCTCCGGTGGGTCACCAAGTTCGTGACTGGCGGGGTGTGGCAGCACTTTGACTTCTGAATCGCGTCTCCCAAGGATCGATGAAGTCTCTGCGTGCGCCTCACCGCACCAGAATCGACCTGGAGACCCGATCAGCCCGACGAACCCGTCGGGTGCCCTCCACACACAACACATCGAGATCCAGGTCTCGTGTCATGCCTGACAGGCGCGACACGCCCGACCGCGGGGGTCGGTGTGTGAGATCGATAAGGACGAGAGAGACCTATGGCGGGACAGAAGATCCGCATCAGGCTCAAGGCCTATGACCACGAGGTGATCGACACCTCGGCGCGCAAGATCGTGGACACCGTCACCCGTACGGGTGCCAAGGTCGCCGGCCCCGTGCCGCTGCCGACCGAGAAGAACGTGTTCTGCGTGATTCGCTCGCCCCACAAGTACAAGGACTCGCGCGAGCACTTCGAGATGCGCACGCACAAGCGTCTCATCGACATCATCGACCCGACTCCCAAGACGGTCGACTCCCTGATGCGCCTCGACCTGCCTGCCGGTGTCGACATCGAGATCAAGCTCTGAGGTCTGATATGAGCACTCTGGAACGCAATGTCAAGGGACTGCTGGGCACCAAGCTCGGCATGACCCAGTTCTGGGACGCCGACAACAAGGTCGTCCCCGTCACCGTGATCGCCGCGTCGACCAACGTCGTGACCCAGGTCCGCCAGCCCGAGATCGATGGCTACAACGCCATCCAGGTCGGCTTCGGCGAGATCGAGGCCCGCAAGGTCAACAAGCCTGAGGCCGGTCACTTCGCCAAGGCCGGCGTCACGCCGCGCCGCCACGTGGTCGAGATCCGCACGGCCGACGCAGCGTCGTACACCGTCGGTCAGGAGCTCAGCGCCGAGCTGTTCGCCGCTGGCGAGGAGATCGACGTCACCGGCACGAGCAAGGGCAAGGGCTTCGCCGGTGT comes from Nocardioides piscis and encodes:
- the rpsJ gene encoding 30S ribosomal protein S10, translating into MAGQKIRIRLKAYDHEVIDTSARKIVDTVTRTGAKVAGPVPLPTEKNVFCVIRSPHKYKDSREHFEMRTHKRLIDIIDPTPKTVDSLMRLDLPAGVDIEIKL
- the rplC gene encoding 50S ribosomal protein L3, which gives rise to MSTLERNVKGLLGTKLGMTQFWDADNKVVPVTVIAASTNVVTQVRQPEIDGYNAIQVGFGEIEARKVNKPEAGHFAKAGVTPRRHVVEIRTADAASYTVGQELSAELFAAGEEIDVTGTSKGKGFAGVMKRHGFHGVGASHGAHRNHRKPGSIGACATPGRVFKGTRMAGRMGNDTVTTQNVTVHAIDAEKGLILLKGAVPGPRGGLVVLRSAAKKTQEA